One region of Candidatus Bipolaricaulota bacterium genomic DNA includes:
- a CDS encoding PKD domain-containing protein, producing the protein MPRRGDIPGLKGVRKYMLRAFGITILILLTAVVGAFAAEGPIAQFTYSPGDGPYAVLFDASGSTDPDGEITSYQWTFGDGTTGSGEKVAHTYP; encoded by the coding sequence ATGCCGCGACGGGGAGACATACCTGGTTTGAAAGGAGTGAGAAAGTATATGCTGCGTGCGTTTGGAATCACGATTCTGATCCTGCTGACAGCGGTTGTTGGTGCCTTCGCCGCGGAAGGGCCGATCGCCCAATTCACCTACTCCCCCGGGGACGGGCCATATGCCGTCCTGTTTGACGCCTCCGGATCGACTGATCCGGATGGGGAGATCACTTCCTACCAGTGGACGTTCGGGGACGGGACCACTGGATCGGGGGAGAAGGTGGCTCACACCTATCC
- a CDS encoding ribonuclease Z, with protein MAQLAVTCLGSGAAFGEGRLWSSILLDGRILLDLPPTALFQLHKVGADIAAIDYVFISHFHADHSFGIPFLLLLYHFTLHRDRPLYMIGPRGLEKRTEQLSALAWPELVRKGLAPDLILKYVEVGADGEYRAGGLEFTAVRMEHFGLDAYGYRLSVDGREVAYTGDTGDCPQLYSLVAGADVVITELTHPVPTDDPGHLDSRTVTRIARASAGVVMVTHIGGVPSPIPGAIICRDGETYLV; from the coding sequence ATGGCTCAGCTCGCCGTAACCTGCCTCGGCTCGGGGGCGGCGTTTGGGGAGGGGAGGCTGTGGAGCTCGATCCTGCTTGACGGGCGGATCCTCCTCGACCTTCCTCCGACGGCTCTGTTCCAGCTTCACAAGGTGGGAGCGGACATCGCCGCGATCGATTACGTCTTCATCTCCCACTTCCACGCGGATCACTCGTTCGGGATTCCGTTTCTCCTTCTCCTGTATCACTTCACCCTCCACCGCGACCGGCCGCTGTACATGATCGGCCCCCGCGGGCTCGAGAAAAGGACGGAACAGCTCTCCGCCCTCGCCTGGCCGGAGCTGGTCCGGAAGGGGCTCGCTCCCGATTTGATCCTCAAGTACGTGGAGGTCGGTGCGGACGGGGAATACCGCGCCGGTGGGTTGGAGTTCACCGCAGTGCGGATGGAGCACTTCGGCCTGGATGCGTATGGGTATCGGTTATCGGTCGACGGACGTGAGGTTGCTTACACCGGTGACACCGGGGACTGTCCCCAGCTTTATTCCCTCGTCGCCGGGGCGGACGTGGTGATCACCGAACTCACCCATCCTGTCCCGACCGACGATCCCGGCCACCTCGATTCGCGAACGGTGACCCGAATCGCCCGCGCCTCCGCAGGTGTAGTTATGGTGACCCACATCGGCGGGGTTCCATCCCCGATTCCCGGGGCGATCATATGCCGCGACGGGGAGACATACCTGGTTTGA
- a CDS encoding cyclic nucleotide-binding domain-containing protein yields the protein MINQDTIVLLKRVPLFSRLSDRGLKAILKSATDKEFKAGTKIVSEGDTGVGFYLILSGAAEVRRGEERLAKLGEGAFFGEMSLLDGAPRSADVIATEDTRCLVLSPWAMKGLIAAYPEVALGMLEELARRLRETDRALS from the coding sequence ATGATCAACCAGGATACCATCGTCCTTCTCAAGCGGGTACCGCTCTTCTCGCGGCTGAGTGACCGCGGGCTCAAAGCGATCCTCAAGTCGGCGACGGACAAGGAGTTCAAGGCGGGTACGAAGATCGTCTCCGAGGGAGACACCGGGGTTGGGTTCTACCTCATCCTCTCCGGTGCGGCCGAAGTGCGCCGCGGGGAAGAGCGTCTGGCCAAGCTGGGGGAAGGGGCGTTCTTCGGGGAGATGTCCCTGCTCGACGGTGCTCCCCGCTCGGCGGACGTGATCGCCACCGAGGATACGCGCTGCCTCGTCCTGTCCCCGTGGGCGATGAAGGGGCTGATCGCCGCCTACCCTGAGGTCGCGCTCGGAATGCTGGAGGAGCTTGCCCGCCGCCTGCGGGAGACGGATCGGGCGTTGAGCTAG
- a CDS encoding adenylate/guanylate cyclase domain-containing protein, which translates to MSWSTTLKNRQLIRSQLAAGEEIAVMFSDIRGFTEYTAAAGDRAAWRLARFHETLLRNEIEGHNGVLVKTLGDGVMAAFGELRDGVAAAVAIQRAIRAKNDELETRPIEVGIGLASGIPVMTETDLFGNSVNLAQRLSAMAKGGQIIVTKKIKEAVPLKEGLRYIPLGRREIKGLGEEELYEVAWMAELFRISDAHDRITIVLTARGTVVVEMAKGARQVTGKKHLPFFRFRRTRKADPPQASREYPAAEVAASLHRRTLTLRLGGKRSIRLRGVDPAAAREFIESLHRLAAGN; encoded by the coding sequence ATGTCTTGGAGCACCACCCTTAAGAACCGCCAGTTGATCAGGTCGCAGCTCGCTGCCGGGGAGGAAATCGCGGTCATGTTCAGCGATATCCGCGGTTTCACCGAATACACGGCAGCAGCGGGCGACCGGGCCGCATGGCGCCTCGCCCGGTTCCATGAAACCTTGCTGCGGAATGAGATCGAAGGGCATAACGGGGTCCTGGTGAAGACGCTCGGAGACGGGGTGATGGCTGCGTTCGGGGAGTTGCGGGACGGCGTTGCGGCAGCGGTCGCAATCCAACGGGCGATCCGGGCGAAGAACGACGAGCTGGAGACCAGACCGATCGAAGTGGGGATCGGGCTGGCGAGTGGGATTCCGGTTATGACGGAGACCGACTTGTTCGGAAACTCGGTCAACCTCGCCCAACGCCTGTCCGCTATGGCCAAGGGAGGACAGATCATCGTCACCAAAAAGATCAAGGAGGCCGTCCCGCTCAAGGAAGGGTTGCGCTACATCCCGCTCGGGAGGAGGGAGATCAAGGGGCTGGGGGAGGAGGAGCTCTACGAGGTTGCGTGGATGGCGGAGCTTTTCCGCATCTCGGACGCGCACGATCGCATAACCATCGTCCTCACCGCCCGCGGGACGGTGGTGGTGGAGATGGCGAAGGGAGCACGCCAGGTTACGGGAAAGAAGCATCTCCCCTTTTTCCGATTCCGGCGCACCCGCAAGGCCGATCCCCCGCAGGCCTCCCGTGAGTACCCGGCGGCGGAGGTGGCCGCATCCCTCCACCGCCGCACCCTCACCCTCCGGTTGGGTGGAAAGAGGAGCATCCGGCTGCGCGGGGTCGATCCAGCCGCGGCGCGGGAGTTCATCGAGAGCCTCCATCGCCTCGCCGCTGGAAACTAA
- a CDS encoding VWA domain-containing protein: MKRALVFLFAALILLSVCSIGMGDGMILPDHPDRGWLSVTYHHVTVSVKDGIVVTHVDQEFRNDTSHPIEGEYVFPLPPGAVVSDFAMWADGKKLEGKVLAADEAREIYEDYVRRTLDPALLEYIGRDTISARVFPIPAGKTRRIELTYTEILKAESGIYRYRYPLDTERFSAASLGEVMIDVSIETTSPLQAIYSPTHAVAVTRAGNRATVHYEEEDVLPHEDFILYYSVLPEEMGMTLLTYKTSQENGFFLLIVSPNVDQDETILPKDLVFVLDTSGSMSGDKIAQAKEALEFILRNLNPDDRFAVVAFSDYPRAKTDSLLPVTPNNIAAAAGWVEKLQADGGTNIDEALTTALALFEANDRPHYLIFLTDGEPTVGKVEPAEIIADAGKANTAGARIFSFGVGYNVNTLLLDRLSQENHGTTVYVTPDDNLERAISSFYRKISSPVLTSPRVEIAGVKTYDAYPTPLPDVFRGSQLLYVGRYEEGGEGEIILSGAVGGKTVSFSAVRTFPAVSLDADFLPRVWAGRKIAYLLDQIRLYGETEELVDEVIELSKRYGIITPYTSFLVENEDLSPEQMANQLGQAAAAAPASGKQAVAGAASIRTLAEAEAAPPETESVRVVGDRAFFLKDGIWIDSTYSDEETIKIKAYSSAYFDLLTLKPELAAYLALGDQLILKVGTVYVEIGPVGVETLTDEIREKING; the protein is encoded by the coding sequence ATGAAACGCGCCCTGGTCTTCTTGTTTGCAGCGTTGATCCTGCTATCGGTTTGCTCAATCGGGATGGGGGACGGGATGATCCTCCCCGACCATCCCGACCGCGGTTGGCTCTCGGTCACCTACCACCACGTCACAGTGTCAGTGAAGGACGGGATCGTGGTGACCCACGTCGACCAGGAGTTCCGTAACGACACCTCACACCCGATCGAGGGCGAGTACGTTTTTCCCCTCCCGCCCGGAGCGGTCGTCTCCGACTTCGCCATGTGGGCAGACGGGAAAAAGCTGGAGGGAAAGGTGCTCGCCGCCGATGAGGCGCGGGAGATCTACGAGGATTACGTGCGCCGCACCCTGGATCCGGCTCTGCTCGAGTACATCGGCAGAGATACCATCTCCGCCCGGGTCTTCCCGATCCCCGCGGGGAAGACGCGTCGGATCGAACTCACCTACACCGAGATCCTGAAGGCGGAGTCCGGGATCTACCGCTACCGCTACCCTCTCGACACCGAACGGTTCTCCGCCGCCTCGCTCGGGGAGGTGATGATCGACGTTTCGATCGAGACCACAAGCCCGCTTCAGGCGATCTACTCCCCGACGCACGCGGTCGCGGTGACACGCGCCGGAAACAGGGCCACCGTCCACTACGAGGAGGAGGACGTCCTCCCGCATGAGGATTTCATCCTCTATTACTCCGTCCTCCCTGAGGAGATGGGGATGACCCTCCTCACCTACAAGACCTCCCAGGAGAATGGATTCTTCCTTCTCATCGTCTCTCCCAACGTGGACCAGGACGAGACGATCCTCCCCAAGGATTTAGTCTTCGTCCTCGACACGTCGGGGAGCATGTCCGGAGACAAGATCGCGCAGGCGAAGGAGGCGCTCGAATTCATCCTCCGGAATCTGAATCCAGATGACCGTTTCGCCGTGGTCGCGTTCAGCGACTACCCGCGGGCGAAGACCGACTCCCTCCTCCCGGTCACGCCGAATAACATCGCCGCGGCAGCCGGGTGGGTGGAGAAACTCCAGGCAGACGGGGGGACGAACATCGACGAAGCGCTCACTACTGCCCTCGCCCTTTTCGAGGCCAACGATCGCCCGCACTACCTGATCTTTCTCACCGATGGGGAGCCTACTGTGGGGAAGGTAGAACCAGCAGAGATCATCGCCGACGCCGGGAAGGCCAACACTGCGGGGGCGCGGATCTTCTCGTTCGGGGTCGGCTACAACGTGAACACCCTCCTCCTCGACCGCTTGAGCCAGGAGAACCACGGAACGACCGTGTACGTCACTCCGGACGACAACCTGGAGCGGGCGATCTCCTCGTTCTATCGGAAGATCTCCTCCCCGGTCCTCACCTCGCCGCGGGTCGAGATCGCGGGGGTCAAGACCTACGATGCCTACCCGACCCCCCTCCCCGATGTCTTCCGCGGTTCTCAGCTCCTCTACGTCGGCCGGTACGAGGAGGGAGGTGAGGGAGAGATAATCCTGAGCGGTGCGGTGGGTGGGAAGACCGTCTCGTTCAGTGCGGTACGCACCTTCCCTGCGGTTTCCCTCGATGCCGACTTTCTCCCCCGCGTATGGGCCGGACGGAAGATCGCCTACCTCCTCGATCAGATCCGCCTCTATGGGGAGACGGAAGAACTCGTCGACGAGGTGATCGAGCTGAGCAAGCGCTACGGGATCATCACCCCGTATACGTCGTTCCTGGTGGAGAATGAGGACCTATCGCCGGAACAGATGGCAAACCAACTCGGGCAGGCGGCCGCTGCCGCCCCGGCGAGCGGGAAGCAGGCGGTCGCCGGAGCAGCGAGCATCCGCACCTTGGCCGAGGCCGAAGCCGCTCCGCCGGAGACGGAGTCGGTCCGGGTCGTCGGGGATCGGGCATTCTTCCTCAAAGACGGGATCTGGATCGATAGCACGTACTCCGACGAGGAGACGATCAAGATAAAGGCGTACAGCTCCGCGTACTTCGATCTCCTGACGCTCAAGCCGGAACTGGCAGCGTACTTAGCGCTCGGTGACCAGCTGATCCTCAAGGTGGGAACGGTCTACGTTGAAATCGGCCCGGTCGGAGTGGAGACTCTCACCGATGAGATACGGGAGAAGATTAACGGCTGA